Proteins encoded in a region of the Isosphaeraceae bacterium EP7 genome:
- the ndk gene encoding nucleoside-diphosphate kinase: protein MQRTLIILKPDSVQRRLVGPILSRFEAKGLRIAALKLIQVDRPLGEKHYAEHAGKPFFDGLIDFITDGPVVVGVLVGNEAIAVVRAMLGATNGTAAAPGTIRGDFSISKQNNLVHGSDSVESSVREIALWFKAEELVDYEIAGSQWVFDGA, encoded by the coding sequence ATGCAGCGCACCCTGATCATCCTCAAGCCCGACAGTGTCCAGCGCCGGCTCGTCGGCCCGATTCTCTCCCGGTTCGAAGCCAAGGGGCTCCGCATCGCCGCCCTGAAGCTCATCCAGGTTGACCGCCCCCTGGGCGAGAAGCACTATGCCGAGCACGCCGGCAAGCCCTTCTTCGATGGGCTGATCGACTTCATCACCGACGGGCCCGTCGTCGTCGGCGTCCTGGTCGGCAACGAGGCCATCGCCGTCGTCCGCGCGATGCTGGGCGCCACCAATGGCACCGCCGCCGCCCCGGGCACCATCCGCGGCGACTTTTCCATCAGCAAGCAGAACAACCTCGTCCACGGCAGCGACAGCGTCGAGAGCTCCGTGCGCGAGATCGCCCTCTGGTTCAAGGCCGAGGAACTCGTCGATTACGAGATCGCCGGCAGCCAGTGGGTCTTCGACGGGGCCTGA